TTCCAGTAGGTTTACGGTCTCTTCTCGGATTTGTTTCATCAAATTTTTTGAATGTGGTGCTGAGTAGACCATCTCAATCATCATCAGCACCATGAGATATTGGGTATTAAAGTTCTTCATGCCGTTTTTTGAAAGAGACTTTGAGTTAGAACCTGTTAGGTCATACAGAAAAGTTGAATACTCTACACGCTCTGTGTTGCTACTTATATATTGTCACCATACAACACTTAGACCACAGTATAGTCTCTACACGTCAGCGGAAAACACCAAATAAGGATCAGAGGAAGATTTGTATCTGTTTTACTATCAAACTTTCCACTATTTGTACATAGTCATCTATTACTAAGAAATTACCTGCTTATCCCTTATCATCTAAGCTCTCAGCAAGAATTGCAGGTCATCAATATGTCTTAACATCTTTAGAAGGATGTCCTTAAGtcaaaatgacatcaaatcCTATACTGTTATTCCTGATGTTAAATCATTTtatgaagtgtatttttataatgACTGTGCCCTTTTAGCTACAGTGAAACGGGGATGCTCACAGACCTTTTTCACACTCGACATTTACTCTTTTTGCAACAAAAAGGCACAGATGGAGCTGATGAAATAAATGAGTGACCTGTTTACACTAAGTTTGGGACCGAGAGGCAGGTAGCCGCTGCTAATAacattcttattattattagacaCACTATGTGACAAAATGACTATGGTGAGTGGGAACTggtatatttttaaatgctttaccCAACACATATAGGGGAAAATGTGACTGACAGATACAATTACTGCCAGACATAGTTTCCGTTTTACTCTCATTCATAAAACAGCCCAAAGAAGGATTATGTTGTTGATCCAAAtgtttaacaaatatatataactttaacaaaaataaacaattctttaaataaaatagggTTGATGTTGGCTACTAACAAGTATACCAatcattttaaagcatatttgGTCAACTGCCtgcttaaaaaaaatagtttgaaagCTCCATTTGAATATTAATTATTGACAAGATTGCAGAGTAGGAAAGTGACTGGAAGTCTAAACGGATCTTGAGTTATTTGCATAGTCTTACTAAAATTTGCCAGATATCACAAACACTGACAGCCTTGGTGAAGAGCCCCATCTTCAGGTGATATTTAGTCACAGATTAACACAACTTTCACACCaatgcagtttatttaaatatataccCCAGCCGTAGTATGAGCAGAGACAGTAATCAAAGAAGTCAAGATTCGATtcaatacaatatattacagCAGGCTTTTTCCTCTTTATTGCCTTCTTAATGATCTCAAGAAAAGCCATATAGATTGTGATACCCTTTGGAGGAATCCATATCAATAAGAGTTGGGAATCACTAGACCTCACTGCTTTATGAAAAGTAGAAAAAGGAACTCCACCTCAACCAGCGAACATGTCATTCTGTTGAGTGGTggaagtaaatatatatttttactttattaaaaataccAATACCACAGAAATACCGTAGAAATACTCTGCTACAAAAGTATCAAACATATACTTaacagaaaaagaggaaagtTAAATTACTCAGTAGCTATGCAGAAAGGTCCATttcaatatataataatgataatgtatAATATATCCTATACTCATGTATGCATTAATCTGTAAATTACTTATACCACTCATGTAAAGTTTggcctttttcttttaactatATCCTCTGCCAGGTCTGAGTCAATTCTAATCGTTGTCCATACattatgtgtttatattttgtgtaaataatctGTATCTGAAAAATAGTCAAAGGCACGAAATacatgtacttgagtaagaaGCTCAATATTTGCACTGGAAATGAAGAAGGGAAATATAAAGGAACAGGTTATGGCACAATACTCAAGTAGCCTAAAATACAAGTAGGCCTACTTTACAGAAAATTACAGATCTTCAGAAGTTAGTCACAGAGACTATTTTCAGCAtgggacttttacttgttaccccgtaaacatgtttttttcattgctGTGTTGGTACTTTAGATTACTTccgtcatttaaaaaaaaacctcttccGCTTCtgttcatttatatatttttaatccaATAATACATGTTGCTACATCATTCGGAGAACCCTTCCTTATGTTGCAACTGCCAAACTATAAAATATAGTAAACACATTAGTGTGAATTTAAGAGCTTGGATAAAAGAAGCAAAACGGCGCGCCTTGCACTGTTTCAGCAAATGAATGAGTTGGAAGTGGAGCCAACAGCACTTTCCCATCCCAGAGAACTCATTCCCTCGTCGGGCTGAACCAATCACTGAGCTCCGCTGAACCCGGGCCACTCAGAGCGGGAGAGCCCTCAGCCAATAGGAAAGGGCACAGGATTTAGGCTAGATGCGCCATTTTACCGCGTCCACAGCCATCCGGCAAGATGGTCCCCTTGCTTTGTCTCCCCTGACCGGAGTTGTTTCTGTATTCTCAGGATATTCTCGCTTCCGCACCATCGAAAACCTACGAATTGGATTGAACCTGGCCTCTTATACCAAAAACTATACGTATATCCCCAAGTGAAGAGATGACGACGGCAAAAAGCAGGTAGGAACAGTGTTTAGCCTGTTTGTTTAGACAAGTCAATTGTGCATTGATTAACGTTACTGTAACGGGGAGCCGGCCCATGAGTGCTAGTTAGCATTGCTAAGCTAGTCGAGTAGTAGCTGTTAGCTACGCAGCCGGCAATGTTTAAATTCGTGCAGACGCAGATTCAGATGTGGCCATTAGAATAACAAAACGTTTGTCAAAAGTCAAAATAGCTAAACACCATTGTTCGTAAAAATGCGATTACTTGGTTTGTTTTGTAGCTAGCTCAATGTGAACTACATTGCTACTTCTTATGTCAGGAGTAGGGAAGGCCTGCTCGTTGCATTTTTTGGTGCATTTTCATGCATTGGACCTTTTTAATGCACTGCCGATATTGCAATGTTGCCTAGGCAGCGTGGGGCGATGGAAATAAGTAGTTCTGCGTTAATGGCCACTGCTAAACCTGCAAGTGTTGGCAAGCATAAACTTGGCATCCCCGATAAGCAGGAGTCCTTGTGTTGTCAAAACATGCAAAGACTGCGCTGAGGATAAAGAGGTAGCTCAGGGCTACACATGCAGGAGTGTGCGCTGCTTGAACGGCAAGTGGACTCCTTTTCTAAGACTGACAAGGGATTTTGGATACATTTTAGGCCTGTATTCTGCTGGCAGCACGGAGTGATAGCTCAGCTCACTGTGATCTAATCAGCACATTATGATGACGCAAAACGGCACAATAACAGCTCCTGTCTCCCAAAATACACGCACTCACAATCGTGTAGGCAACGCgcagatttacattttatgaatGTTTAATCACACAACTGCTGCAGTCGTTAATGTTTAAAGGCTTAATAACTGTAATCATTgcattttattggttttattgctTGTTGAATGACAACAAACCAAAAATTGTTTGAATTGGCCGAAAACAATAGATATGTCCATCTGGTCTCACGAGGATAATACTGATCTTTAAATCTAGTTACTAATCTTTCTTGAACAAATAACATGCATGCAATCGTTTTGTTatggaaatataaacatttttcaaaaaatgttttgtgaaaagtaaaaatgatgtttattgtccattgtttcattttcatgaTGGTTACTTTTAAATCAGTGCTTTGTTTCCTTTATACACTCTGTGCTTTAATCGTATGCCAGGAAGCctcaaaatgaatacaatacacacactgttgaaactcaaacacaaacatacagaaacagTGGATTTGTTATATAAAGTGCTGATAACCTTGACAGTCAAAACAAAGCGTGCTTTTTTTctatcctttttttgtttacattgacCATCTTTGTACAAGTGATCTAGTGGTTATGTACTTTAGAACCAATATGGGACAAGATCAGCTTGTTGTTTGataaacagatgttttaaaaatgtctctccAGGTAAAATGAGTCTGGGATCTTCTGAATCGCATCAACACcaaatgtcagaaaaagcaGAGGAGGTTAGTATGCAGTTTCCTGCAAAACGATGCGTTTGGCCCCctttatgtttaaatgaaattaaaaaagtttaCGTCATATTGTCAAGCTTTTAACATAAACCCTGTATTGTCATCAGCCTGGTAGCtcaacagaaaatatgaagCCTTCCTCTTCCCGCAACAGGAGGTGAGTAGCAGTTAATTTTAATTGTGgcagtttttttgtgttttttcaaaagaGATCAGAAAGACAAAGCTTGAAATATTAAAGCTATGTTTTTACCTATTGTAGGAAGCCCACTTCTACGGCTAAGAACACTGGAGCAAAAGAATCAGACTCGTCAGCCGAGAGTGAAAATGAAGGTGCAACTTCTGACAATCCTTCAGACAATAACACAAGCAGCCTTTCTAAAGGTGTGAACTGTGAAGGTGCTTGATGGTTTTCATCAAGATATTGTTGATGCCGAATATGAGGCTAATTTGAGATTCTCTCACTTTTGCCTGATTAGGCACTTTGGTGATGAGACCATCTGGGAATGAAAATAAAGGCGCCATGAAGCTGAGAGTGGATTTCAAACAGAAACCAACAGGTGACCTAGCTCATtatttggaaaatgtatttgttttgagcTGAGACAACATGCATAGGATTTGAATGTACACAAACTGCATATCCTGAAAGTAAtagtaaaaagaaataaagatcaTTGTTAGTTGCAGGCCATTAAAGACAGTGACAAAAACCGCTTTCTTTATCCCAGATGATACTTTGCAGAAGAAGGTAAACTGCACTGCCTGTGGAAAACAAGTAATCCATTTTCAGCGTAACTCGATGTACGAGCATCCTGCGCTCAAAGTACTAATTTGCAAGGTAAGAAAgttccaaaatacatttcagattatTATGTCATGACCGCTGTAAATAAATTCTGCACTAAATTTTCCAGTCTATCTTTTCttgatatgtttttttcctttttcctctagTCATGCTACAATTATTACACCAGCGATGACATTAACAGAGACTCCGATGGGATGGATGAGCAGTGCAGGTAAGGCATTTTTAAccagaaacaacaaaacatccaGATTTATGTGTTACTAAATTAACAAGAAGATGCACAATAGAAGTAATAAAATACGAAGTATAGCATTGTTGGCGTTAACTGGTTATCTCGAAAAAGCTTTTATTCTTTTGCTTACAATGCATatccttttaaaacttaaaaagttgttttgtgAACATAAAATAAGACCTTGTGTGCTTTCTGACCTCTAACTTGTTGAACTTTTTCTACCCAGGTGGTGTGCTGAAGGGGGCAAGCTCATCTGCTGCGACTACTGCAACAACGCTTTCTGCAAGAAGTGCATCCTACGCAACTTGGGCAGGAAGGAGCTGTCCGTCATTACTGATGAGAACTCAAAGTGGCACTGCTATGTCTGCAGGTCAGAGCCCCTTAAGGATTTGGTCTCCAAATGCCACAGTGTCCTAGAAAAACAAGAACTTCAATCCAAGCAACGAAAACCAGACAAAAGCGAGGAAcgtgagaaaaagaaacacagggaaaaagaAGTCAAAGAGCACAAACCAGTTGTCAATGGGAAAGAACACAGCGAAGGCTCAGGGACCATGACTTTCTCCTACAAAAAACTGCAGGTACCCAAAGaacttttaaagaaaacaaaaaagcttgTTGAGACTACAACAGGTCTGAACAATACATTCATCCAGTTCATCCAGCAGGCAGCCAACGAGCAGGAAGATAAGTCTATCAGATACCGGCATTTGAAAGCCTTTAAGGCCGTGCTTGCTGATTTGAAAAAAGCTCACAGTGCTTTGGAGGAGGCTCTAGGGcctgaattaaaaaacatggaGTTGCACAATGGCAACGAAGGGCAGCATATTGAAAGAGAGAACTCTAAAGTGGCTGCTCCTGTAGATAACGACCATGTGGAGAATGTGGCAGACGTAACAGAGGATGCTGACGTAGCTGCAGATCCAACAGAGGATGCTGACGTAGTGGAGGATGCTAACGTAGCAGCAGACCCAACAGAGGATGATGACATAGCGGAGGAGGCGGACGTAGAGGCAGACGCTACAGAGGATGCTGACGTAGAGGCAGAGGATGCTGAAGTAGACGAGGAGGCTGACATAGAGGCAGAGGATGCTGAAGTAGAGGAGGATGCGGAAGTAGAGGAGGATGCTGAAGTAGAGGAGGATGCTCAAGTAGCGGAGAATGCTGACGTAGAGGCAGATGATAGTGTAGTGGAGGATGCTGACCTAGCTGTGGAGGACGCTGACGTAGCGATGGATGCTGACGTAGCAGATGAAGCTGACGAAGCGGAGGAGGCTGACGTAGACCCAGAAGAGGCTGAAGTAGCTGCAGGAGAAGCCGACCTGAAGCAGCATAatgagcaggaacaggtgtcaAATGAGACTGAACTCAAAGACAGCCAAACTGAAACTGATCtaaccaaaaagaaaatcaaatctGAAGTCTGTGAGGAAGGGCTGGTGGCGGCTGGGGAAATGTCCCTCGATCAAGACATCATGTCTGTGCCTCCTTCTGTTCCTGAGGAGCTTTTTCAGATGGTGGAGAGCCTTGCGGATTCTACCATGCTCTCCCAGACCGACACTGATATGATCACAGACGCTGTTACAAAGTCAAATAGGAACTCGACAACCTCAACAGACTGTAAATCCTCCCAGCCCAAGGTGAAGAACCTCATCGTCAAACTGACCCCTGTGCCTGTCGTAACGACACGTGGGTCGAAGCCCTCCTGttccaaaaacaaagaaaatgatgGACAGACgcaaaaaaagtgcaaaaaagaAAGCGAGAAGGAGAAAGGTGATGCCCCCAACGCAGTAGACGGGAAAGAAAGCCCACCACCAAGCCGTCGCTCCAGTAGGTTGAAGACAACTCCACTGAGGAAGCAGACTGAGAAAAAGGGCAAGGAAGAGTCCTCTGATTCAGAGTTGGAGGAAGATCGTAAGGGCAAAACAAAGTCCTCCAAGACATCAAGCAATGCCAAGAAAAGGGATGGGGAGGAGACGAAGGATTTCGAGAAAAATGCAGTGGATTCGGACTCGGACGAAGTTCCAAACGTACTGCTGGAGAAAGCTGCAGCTGGCCGCAGCACTGATGAGGAACAAGGAAGCACAAGTgctaaaaagtgtttatttaaactgaACAACACATCCACAGAGGACACGGAGAAAGCATCCAAACGCAAAAGGAAGTCTGCAAGCTCCGATTCAGACTCtggaaacaaaagtaaaaagacgtccaaaaacaagaagaagaaacagaatGGCTCCGACAACTCAAACTCTGACTCTGACAAAGACAAGGAGACAAAGAGTAAGGTGGGGAAGAGGAGATCTAGCCGTGTGAAGAAACAAGATGAAgcaaaagaggaaggaaaaagctCACCAGAGAAGAAAGCAACTAAGCTGAAGAGGTCTTATGAAAAGACGCGCAAGGGAGGGAGCCCAAAAGCATCCTCCAAGCTTCAGTCGTCGTCCagtgaagatgatgatgatgaggagggggagaaggcTGATGGGGACTCCGGAGATGACAGCGACGCACAAAAGATCAAACCAATCGTGGAGGATAGCGTGGTGGGAGGCAGTGGAGCTTTCCGCCAATCCTCAGGTAATTCAGTCCAAAAGAGTGTTCAGTTCTGCTCAGGGCTCAAGTTAGAGGTATACGTTTTCCCCTTTGGATGTTGAGCGTTTGATAAATTACCACACCTCTCATGTCTTTACGGTTAATATGTAGCTGAagcctagcttagcatgaaTCTAGCCATGCTTTTTCCAAGTAACAATCTAAAACTCACTGATGAACATGTGTTCTCATTTTTGGAAGTCGCTTGAAAACCAGAGAGTTTAAAGTAACTTTATAGAGACTTGCAGGGCAACTCtttgcaagaaaacaaatatatagtCAGATATccagctccggaaaaaatgaagaaaccacTCCAactgtttcttaaatctctaaATCATACGTGTGAAACGCAAGGCCCGCGGGCCAAATCCGGCCCTCACACTCATTTTATGTGGCCTGAgagagttttcaaagaatataatgtttattatacGGCTACACGCTGCTTTACAGAAGCTCGTTgcccataaactacatgtcccacaattcATCTCGTTTTGTGACATGCGCACTGAAGCGACTTCAGTCCCTGTCGAGTGAGGCAGTGAGTGACAGAGCTTACAGCggcacagcgacaccaaacacggatcaaagtctgcttcagcaaccAAGACAAGAAACACCGGAACCAGAACCAACAGACGGCTGCTCCTCATAGCATGGCCCTTTCTGTTAACAGTCCGGTGTCGCTacggctcattcagagacacacatggcccacgatgaaattgagtttgacacccctgctctacatgtatggcagccattccagtgtctgttgaatttcagcacagagaaaaattgtcactAGTTTATagttacaataaataaataaaaaaacatgtctataaaaaataaaacgagAACATTTTAATGCTGAAGtgatctcttcattttttccgcagctgtatattataacaaataatataaatgatgttGCAGGAGCTTGGGACTTaggattttcattgccatatctacacagTGGCACCTGtgcatatataatatatactatAAAGCCCTTGAACTTCGAAAGCATACATTGCAGCATGTCAAATGATTCCATCAATGACTTCAGCTTTCTTACATTAACACCATTTGTGCCCTTTTGTTGTGTAGGCGACGAAGAGGACGATAGAGAGAAGGTCTCTCAGGTTtttgaagatgatgatgatgatcctGAAAACAGGTACTTGCAGAGCAACACATTGTAAAGATAAACACAatggatatacagtatctcacaaaagtgagtacacccctcacatctttgtaaatattttataaatcttttcatgggacaacactgaagatatgagactttgatacaatgtaaagttgtcagtgtacagcttgtataacagtgcaaatttgctgtgccctcacacacacagccattaatgtccaAACcactggcaacaaaagtgattacacccctaagtgaaaatggccaaattgtgcccaaagtgtcaatattttgtgtggtcaccattattttccagaactgccttaactctcttgggcatagggttcactagagcttcacaggttgccgctggaatcctcttccactcctcaaTGACGACATCACGGggctggtggatgttagagaccttgcgctcctccaccttccatttgaggatgccccacagatgctcaatagggtttaggtctggacACATGCTCGaccagtccatcacctttacgCTCAGTTTCTTTggcaaggcagtggtcatcttggaggtgtgtttggggtcgttatcatgttggaatactgcctTGCGGCCCAGTTTccgaagggaggggatcatgctctgcttcagtatgtcacagtacatgttggcattcatggttccctcaactgtagctccccacagccggcagcactcatgcagccccaaagCCATGACACTCACACCACCATGtttgactgtaggcaagacacacttgtctttgtactcctcacctggttgccGCCACACACGCCTGAaaccatctgaaccaaataagtttatcttggaccacaggacatggttccaataatccatgtccttagtctgctcgtcttcagcaaactgtttgcgggctttcttgtgcatcatctttagaagaggcttctttctggtacgacagccatgcagaccaatttgatacagtgtgtgGCGTATGGTCTGAGCATTGACAGACTGATCCCCCACCCCTTcaacctctgcagcaatgctggcagcagtcatacgtctattttcaagagataACCTCTGGCTGCgacgctgagcacgtgcactcaaccTCTTTGGTCGaccatggcgaggcctgttatgagtggaacctgtcctgttaaaccgctgtatggtcttggccaccATGCTGCAGctttcagggtgttggcaatcttcttatagcctaggccatctttatATAGAGcaacaattctttttttcagatcctcagagagttctttgccatgaggtgccatgttgaacttccagtgaccagtatgaaTGAGTGTGAGAGCGAGAACTCCaaatttaacacacctgctccccattcacatcggagaccttgtaacactcaagagtcacatgacaccggggaAGGAAAATTgctaattgggcacaatttggccattttcacttaggggtgtactcacttgtgttgccagcggtttagacattaatggctgtgtatTAGTTAgtttgagggcacagcaaatttacactgttatccaagctgtacactgactactttacattgtatcaaagtgtcatgtCTCCAGTGTTGTCCCCTGAaaagatatattaaaatatttacaaaaatgtgaggggtgtactcacttttgtgagatcCTGTATTAGCTGTTACCTGACATGATTAGTGCTGCATTGCATGCTCGACAATATGTCCAAGATGTGCTAGCAACACTTTACTTCTCTAGCATTGTGCAGAAGCGTACAGCATGTTCTctggtgttgtgttttcattgtcaATCATTTACAGCATGTGCTCAGGGTAGCTTTTCCCTCTGGTTTATGTCTGTTCATCTGTGATTGTGCGTGGTTTTTGCCCATAATGTCGTCACGTCCTAATGTTAAAAGGCTGCCAGTGTTTCCGTCAGATAACCTTTACAACATGAACAAGCTCCAAGGGGAAACTGATATTATGACCCTGTAATTCATCATTCATATATTTCTGAATAATCCCTTATTGACTCAAATTTCCTTCCCCTTTTCTCTTGAAGGATTGCAAAGAAAATGCTTCTTGcccaaataaaatcaaactatTCTTCTGGAGCGGAGAGCTCCTCTGATGATGGAGAAGATGAGGAAGCAAAGTCCTCCAAGAACGCCAAAAAAGAGgacgatgaggatgaggatgatgatgaagagcAGGAAGGTAGCATAAACTAGCTACTTAAGCCTAGTAATACAACCTTTCAGTGTGTTTATTCTAAAACaattgccttttctttttagacGAGGACACTGGAGACTCTGAGGATTCTGATGTTGAAGTGAAGAAGCGAGGTGGACGACACAAACTGCTTCGGCACAAACTCTCGCTGAGTGAGGGAGaatcaggagaggagaaagCTGCGGgtaaagacaagaaaaaaggcaagaagaacaagaagaaaggTTGG
The DNA window shown above is from Eleginops maclovinus isolate JMC-PN-2008 ecotype Puerto Natales chromosome 23, JC_Emac_rtc_rv5, whole genome shotgun sequence and carries:
- the atrx gene encoding transcriptional regulator ATRX isoform X1, which translates into the protein MSLGSSESHQHQMSEKAEEPGSSTENMKPSSSRNRRKPTSTAKNTGAKESDSSAESENEGATSDNPSDNNTSSLSKGTLVMRPSGNENKGAMKLRVDFKQKPTDDTLQKKVNCTACGKQVIHFQRNSMYEHPALKVLICKSCYNYYTSDDINRDSDGMDEQCRWCAEGGKLICCDYCNNAFCKKCILRNLGRKELSVITDENSKWHCYVCRSEPLKDLVSKCHSVLEKQELQSKQRKPDKSEEREKKKHREKEVKEHKPVVNGKEHSEGSGTMTFSYKKLQVPKELLKKTKKLVETTTGLNNTFIQFIQQAANEQEDKSIRYRHLKAFKAVLADLKKAHSALEEALGPELKNMELHNGNEGQHIERENSKVAAPVDNDHVENVADVTEDADVAADPTEDADVVEDANVAADPTEDDDIAEEADVEADATEDADVEAEDAEVDEEADIEAEDAEVEEDAEVEEDAEVEEDAQVAENADVEADDSVVEDADLAVEDADVAMDADVADEADEAEEADVDPEEAEVAAGEADLKQHNEQEQVSNETELKDSQTETDLTKKKIKSEVCEEGLVAAGEMSLDQDIMSVPPSVPEELFQMVESLADSTMLSQTDTDMITDAVTKSNRNSTTSTDCKSSQPKVKNLIVKLTPVPVVTTRGSKPSCSKNKENDGQTQKKCKKESEKEKGDAPNAVDGKESPPPSRRSSRLKTTPLRKQTEKKGKEESSDSELEEDRKGKTKSSKTSSNAKKRDGEETKDFEKNAVDSDSDEVPNVLLEKAAAGRSTDEEQGSTSAKKCLFKLNNTSTEDTEKASKRKRKSASSDSDSGNKSKKTSKNKKKKQNGSDNSNSDSDKDKETKSKVGKRRSSRVKKQDEAKEEGKSSPEKKATKLKRSYEKTRKGGSPKASSKLQSSSSEDDDDEEGEKADGDSGDDSDAQKIKPIVEDSVVGGSGAFRQSSGDEEDDREKVSQVFEDDDDDPENRIAKKMLLAQIKSNYSSGAESSSDDGEDEEAKSSKNAKKEDDEDEDDDEEQEDEDTGDSEDSDVEVKKRGGRHKLLRHKLSLSEGESGEEKAAGKDKKKGKKNKKKVSSDDSSDSDFKKSDSSEESGISEELSESENEGKRRKTRSSKKKDDEKQRSYKQQKKKRRRIKVQESSSSNDKSGDEDDEDRKGRKKIRKILKDDKLRTETRDALKEEEDRRKRIAEREALREKLREELPTQSQQDISKVIVVEESSPLVCPITTKLVLDEDEETKEPLVQVHRHLVTKLKPHQVDGVQFMWDCCCESVKKIQKSSGSGCILAHCMGLGKTLQVVTLLHTLLLCEKLEFSTALVVCPLNTVLNWLNEFEKWQLGMKDEESLEVIELATVKRPQDRAYALQRWQDMGGVMIIGYEMYRNLTQGRNIKSKKLKETFKKTLVDPGPDMVICDEGHILKNEASAVSKAMNSIRTRRRVVLTGTPLQNNLVEYHCMVNFIKENLLGSVKEFRNRFINPIQNGQCADSTLQDVRIMKKRAHILYEMLAGCVQRKDYTALTKFLPPKHEYVLSVRVTPIQCKLYRYYLENFTGVGNAVEGGRGRAGTKLFQDFQMLSRIWTHPWCLQLDYISKENRGFFDEDSMDEFIASETEEETSMSMTSEDEKAKKKKKRGKGKKKGSEDSDSDDVEVIKEWNTSSRGRNGEGRVRPEPVEEPQPTSSVPGSPSHDWHKEFVTEADAEILEHSGKLTLLFEILRMAEEMDEKVLVFSQSLISLDLIEDFLELSCRAKDENKISPYKGEGKWFRNIDYYRLDGSTNALTRKKWAEEFNDINNPRGRLFLISTRAGSLGINLVGANRVIIFDASWNPSYDVQSIFRVYRFGQIRTVYVYRFLAQGTMEEKIYDRQVTKQSLAFRVVDQQQIERHFTTNELTELYTFDPDMLDDPSAKKSKRATPVLPKDPFLAELLQNNKDQIMCYHEHDSLLDHKEEEALSEEDRKAAWAEYEAEKKGVFMRSNYQAGYPQMDMGASNYFSFNMAALASMTNQQLEDLINQGRQKVIEATNSLKSLTREPLEDIIGRVWKENPSLNEAQVQSIALGRQSTVELEFKHREAVYRDVLTRQQTLMMYVQKLITNRKVQEQQLAMANQANYLNQLAMQNGMMGGAGLSQMDLVGLYQQLHGLGGMGKNPGPSKGL
- the atrx gene encoding transcriptional regulator ATRX isoform X2, with the protein product MSLGSSESHQHQMSEKAEEPGSSTENMKPSSSRNRRKPTSTAKNTGAKESDSSAESENEGATSDNPSDNNTSSLSKGTLVMRPSGNENKGAMKLRVDFKQKPTDDTLQKKVNCTACGKQVIHFQRNSMYEHPALKVLICKSCYNYYTSDDINRDSDGMDEQCRWCAEGGKLICCDYCNNAFCKKCILRNLGRKELSVITDENSKWHCYVCRSEPLKDLVSKCHSVLEKQELQSKQRKPDKSEEREKKKHREKEVKEHKPVVNGKEHSEGSGTMTFSYKKLQVPKELLKKTKKLVETTTGLNNTFIQFIQQAANEQEDKSIRYRHLKAFKAVLADLKKAHSALEEALGPELKNMELHNGNEGQHIERENSKVAAPVDNDHVENVADVTEDADVAADPTEDADVVEDANVAADPTEDDDIAEEADVEADATEDADVEAEDAEVDEEADIEAEDAEVEEDAEVEEDAEVEEDAQVAENADVEADDSVVEDADLAVEDADVAMDADVADEADEAEEADVDPEEAEVAAGEADLKQHNEQEQVSNETELKDSQTETDLTKKKIKSEVCEEGLVAAGEMSLDQDIMSVPPSVPEELFQMVESLADSTMLSQTDTDMITDAVTKSNRNSTTSTDCKSSQPKVKNLIVKLTPVPVVTTRGSKPSCSKNKENDGQTQKKCKKESEKEKGDAPNAVDGKESPPPSRRSSRLKTTPLRKQTEKKGKEESSDSELEEDRKGKTKSSKTSSNAKKRDGEETKDFEKNAVDSDSDEVPNVLLEKAAAGRSTDEEQGSTSAKKCLFKLNNTSTEDTEKASKRKRKSASSDSDSGNKSKKTSKNKKKKQNGSDNSNSDSDKDKETKSKVGKRRSSRVKKQDEAKEEGKSSPEKKATKLKRSYEKTRKGGSPKASSKLQSSSSEDDDDEEGEKADGDSGDDSDAQKIKPIVEDSVVGGSGAFRQSSGDEEDDREKVSQVFEDDDDDPENRIAKKMLLAQIKSNYSSGAESSSDDGEDEEAKSSKNAKKEDDEDEDDDEEQEDEDTGDSEDSDVEVKKRGGRHKLLRHKLSLSEGESGEEKAAGKDKKKGKKNKKKVSSDDSSDSDFKKSDSSEESGISEELSESENEGKRRKTRSSKKKDDEKQRSYKQQKKKRRRIKVQESSSSNDKSGDEDDEDRKGRKKIRKILKDDKLRTETRDALKEEEDRRKRIAEREALREKLREVIVVEESSPLVCPITTKLVLDEDEETKEPLVQVHRHLVTKLKPHQVDGVQFMWDCCCESVKKIQKSSGSGCILAHCMGLGKTLQVVTLLHTLLLCEKLEFSTALVVCPLNTVLNWLNEFEKWQLGMKDEESLEVIELATVKRPQDRAYALQRWQDMGGVMIIGYEMYRNLTQGRNIKSKKLKETFKKTLVDPGPDMVICDEGHILKNEASAVSKAMNSIRTRRRVVLTGTPLQNNLVEYHCMVNFIKENLLGSVKEFRNRFINPIQNGQCADSTLQDVRIMKKRAHILYEMLAGCVQRKDYTALTKFLPPKHEYVLSVRVTPIQCKLYRYYLENFTGVGNAVEGGRGRAGTKLFQDFQMLSRIWTHPWCLQLDYISKENRGFFDEDSMDEFIASETEEETSMSMTSEDEKAKKKKKRGKGKKKGSEDSDSDDVEVIKEWNTSSRGRNGEGRVRPEPVEEPQPTSSVPGSPSHDWHKEFVTEADAEILEHSGKLTLLFEILRMAEEMDEKVLVFSQSLISLDLIEDFLELSCRAKDENKISPYKGEGKWFRNIDYYRLDGSTNALTRKKWAEEFNDINNPRGRLFLISTRAGSLGINLVGANRVIIFDASWNPSYDVQSIFRVYRFGQIRTVYVYRFLAQGTMEEKIYDRQVTKQSLAFRVVDQQQIERHFTTNELTELYTFDPDMLDDPSAKKSKRATPVLPKDPFLAELLQNNKDQIMCYHEHDSLLDHKEEEALSEEDRKAAWAEYEAEKKGVFMRSNYQAGYPQMDMGASNYFSFNMAALASMTNQQLEDLINQGRQKVIEATNSLKSLTREPLEDIIGRVWKENPSLNEAQVQSIALGRQSTVELEFKHREAVYRDVLTRQQTLMMYVQKLITNRKVQEQQLAMANQANYLNQLAMQNGMMGGAGLSQMDLVGLYQQLHGLGGMGKNPGPSKGL